A region from the Triticum urartu cultivar G1812 chromosome 1, Tu2.1, whole genome shotgun sequence genome encodes:
- the LOC125516922 gene encoding uncharacterized protein LOC125516922 isoform X2, which produces MLRPDPPHRTASAPPRSARSAHTASSCPAMAACVDPWLRRVGFPWPRRPVRWHRTTSVEETVTPLVAALPVDHSDRRRTLRASSRARARGHPGVIESLKVEEIAEVGGAVDGIKGVNKMEFSEEQRRKYRKDHNVTLMLLPSF; this is translated from the exons ATGCTCCGGCCCGATCCGCCCCATCGCACGGCCTCTGCTCCTCCCCGCTCGGCCAGATCCGCCCATACCGCATCTTCATGCCCAGCCATGGCGGCGTGCGTTGATCCATGGCTGCGACGGGTGGGGTTTCCATGGCCACGCCGACCGGTGCGATGGCATCGCACCACTAGTGTCGAGGAAACCGTGACACCCTTGGTGGCTGCGCTGCCGGTGGACCATAGTGACCGCCGGAGAACACTGAGGGCGAGTTCTCGAGCTCGAGCACGAGGTCATCCTGGGGTCATAGAGAGCCTCAAG GTGGAGGAGATAGCTGAAGTCGGGGGTGCTGTTGATGGTATAAAAGGCGTTAATAAAATGGAGTTTTCTGAAGAACAGAGGAGAAAATATAGAAAG GACCATAATGTCACTTTGATGCTTCTTCCAAGCTTTTGA
- the LOC125516922 gene encoding uncharacterized protein LOC125516922 isoform X1 — protein MLRPDPPHRTASAPPRSARSAHTASSCPAMAACVDPWLRRVGFPWPRRPVRWHRTTSVEETVTPLVAALPVDHSDRRRTLRASSRARARGHPGVIESLKVEEIAEVGGAVDGIKGVNKMEFSEEQRRKYRKVREEGDANAIKLLRHYMKKKTRGCCKDHNVTLMLLPSF, from the exons ATGCTCCGGCCCGATCCGCCCCATCGCACGGCCTCTGCTCCTCCCCGCTCGGCCAGATCCGCCCATACCGCATCTTCATGCCCAGCCATGGCGGCGTGCGTTGATCCATGGCTGCGACGGGTGGGGTTTCCATGGCCACGCCGACCGGTGCGATGGCATCGCACCACTAGTGTCGAGGAAACCGTGACACCCTTGGTGGCTGCGCTGCCGGTGGACCATAGTGACCGCCGGAGAACACTGAGGGCGAGTTCTCGAGCTCGAGCACGAGGTCATCCTGGGGTCATAGAGAGCCTCAAG GTGGAGGAGATAGCTGAAGTCGGGGGTGCTGTTGATGGTATAAAAGGCGTTAATAAAATGGAGTTTTCTGAAGAACAGAGGAGAAAATATAGAAAG GTAAGAGAAGAAGGTGATGCAAATGCTATAAAACTTTTGCGACATTATATGAAAAAAAAGACACGAGGCTGCTGTAAG GACCATAATGTCACTTTGATGCTTCTTCCAAGCTTTTGA